The DNA region CGTCCATTCGGAGTTTCGCCAGTCGCGCGACGAGATGACGCAGCGCTTGCTCCGCGCCATTGAAAATCCGTACGTGACGATCATCGGACATCCGACCGGCAGAACGATCGAAGGCTTCGGCGGATACGACTTCGACTACGACGCGGTCTTTGCGGCGGCCGCGCGCACCGGCACGGCGCTCGAGATCGACGGCCAGGTCAAGCGGTTTGATCTTCCCGCAAACCTTGCGCGGCGCGCGAAGAGTTTGGGCGTGACGCTCACTGTCGACAGTGACGCGCACGATGTCACGCAGCTGGCGAACATCGATCTGGCAATCGGCCAAGCGCGCCGCGCTGGTCTCACGCGCGACGACGTCCTGAACGCGCGAACATTAGAAGGTGTGCTGGAGTTCGTACGCGCCAAGCGCGATCGCGCTAAGGCGTAATCCGCTCCGGCGACGTGTAGACGTTGCACTTCGATCCCCGGACGAAGCCGCACAGCGTAACGTTAAAAGCGCGCGCTGTCTCGACCGCAAGACTGCTCGGCGCGGATACCGCACAGACGATTGGAATGCGCGCCATGATGGCTTTTTGCACCAGCTCGTAACTCGCGCGTCCGCTGACGAGAAGTACGCTGCCGCTCAGCGGCATGCGGTCGTTTAAGAGTGCCCACCCCGCGATCTTGTCCAGCGCGTTGTGCCGCCCGACGTCCTCGCGCAGGGCGAGCAACTCGCCGCGCGCATCGAACAGCGCGGAGGCGTGCAGTCCGCCGGTGGAAGCGAAGATACGTTGCGCGCTTCGCATCCGTTCCGGCAGATTCGCAATAAGCGCAGCGGAGACGCGCGTGTCGCCTTGCAACGGCTCCGCGTGCATGTGCAGCGCTTCGATACTCGCCTTTCCGCACACACCGCACGCGCTGCTTACCGTGAAGTGACGTTCGAGCCGTTCCAACGGCGGCATGGCGCCGGCGAGTTCGACGGTTACGATATTGTAACGTTGCTCGGCGTCGATTGCCGGATCGACGCAATAGGCGATGCTGAGAATATCGTCGCGCTTACCGACAATGCCCTCGGAAAATAAAAAACCGGCCGCGAGTTCGAAATCGCTGCCGGGCGTGCGCATGGTGACGGCTAGGCTGCGAGTCTCGCTGCCGGCAGCCAAGCGAATCTCGAGCGGCTCCTCGGTCGCGAGATCGTCAACGATCTCGCGACGATCCCCGTT from Candidatus Rubrimentiphilum sp. includes:
- the fdhD gene encoding formate dehydrogenase accessory sulfurtransferase FdhD, yielding MMAERPGLTTPAAVTAFENGDRREIVDDLATEEPLEIRLAAGSETRSLAVTMRTPGSDFELAAGFLFSEGIVGKRDDILSIAYCVDPAIDAEQRYNIVTVELAGAMPPLERLERHFTVSSACGVCGKASIEALHMHAEPLQGDTRVSAALIANLPERMRSAQRIFASTGGLHASALFDARGELLALREDVGRHNALDKIAGWALLNDRMPLSGSVLLVSGRASYELVQKAIMARIPIVCAVSAPSSLAVETARAFNVTLCGFVRGSKCNVYTSPERITP